From a region of the Armatimonadota bacterium genome:
- a CDS encoding alpha/beta hydrolase, producing MRFALGTSLVMFAPLLSGSEETQTKIADTNQAKIADTNQVMHRTIEIDGQTIFYREAGSPDAPTLLLLHGFPTSSHMFRDLIPALADQFHLVAPDYPGYGNSSMPAVDEFDYTFDYLSQIIDKFTEELGLDHYSLYLMDYGAPIGFRLAAKHPERIDSLIIQNGNAYVEGIDNDFWEPIKEYWKDRGAVNKGLDNEWWKNVKAAYKQPNMANEDAIRFLVTLDATKWQYTNGVRNPETISPDNWHVTQRLLDRPGNAEIQLQLFYDYGSNPPLYPSWQAYFREHQPRTLIVWGANDEIFPAAGAHPYKRDLKNLEFHLLDTGHFALEEDGDVIAKLIRNFMTSETR from the coding sequence ATGAGATTCGCCTTGGGAACGTCCCTTGTCATGTTTGCGCCGCTGCTGTCCGGGAGTGAGGAGACTCAGACCAAGATCGCCGATACGAACCAAGCCAAGATTGCCGACACGAACCAGGTCATGCACCGCACGATCGAAATCGATGGGCAAACGATCTTCTATCGCGAGGCCGGTTCGCCAGATGCACCGACCCTACTATTGCTGCACGGTTTTCCGACTTCTTCGCACATGTTCCGGGATCTTATCCCTGCACTGGCAGACCAGTTTCATTTGGTGGCGCCGGACTACCCCGGATACGGGAACAGTTCGATGCCTGCGGTCGATGAGTTCGACTACACGTTCGACTATCTCAGCCAAATCATCGACAAGTTCACTGAGGAGCTTGGCCTCGATCACTACAGCCTCTACCTGATGGACTACGGTGCTCCGATCGGCTTCCGTCTGGCAGCTAAACACCCCGAGCGCATCGATTCGCTCATCATCCAGAACGGCAACGCCTACGTCGAAGGAATTGACAATGATTTCTGGGAGCCGATCAAGGAGTACTGGAAAGATCGTGGGGCCGTCAACAAGGGTCTTGACAACGAATGGTGGAAAAACGTCAAGGCTGCTTACAAGCAGCCCAATATGGCGAACGAAGACGCGATCCGCTTTCTCGTGACCCTGGACGCGACGAAATGGCAGTACACCAACGGCGTTCGTAACCCGGAGACGATCAGCCCCGACAATTGGCACGTCACGCAGAGACTCCTGGATCGGCCGGGAAATGCGGAGATTCAACTTCAACTGTTCTACGACTACGGCAGCAACCCGCCTCTGTATCCTAGCTGGCAAGCGTATTTTCGCGAGCACCAGCCGCGGACGCTGATCGTGTGGGGCGCGAACGACGAGATTTTCCCGGCTGCGGGCGCACACCCGTACAAGCGGGATTTGAAGAACCTCGAATTTCACCTGCTGGACACCGGGCATTTTGCCCTTGAAGAAGACGGCGATGTCATCGCGAAGCTGATCCGCAACTTCATGACCTCGGAGACGCGCTAA
- a CDS encoding MOSC domain-containing protein, with translation MKLVSVNVGLPREVSWKGKTVTTGIFKFPVDGIVALRRHNLEGDRQADLSVHGGPTKAVYVYSSQHYEFWRGELPDAELGWGAFGENLTVDGADEETINIGDEFQVGSARVVVTEPRMPCFKLGIRFGRDDMVKRFLQSQRTGFYFGVVEEGQIQAGDSLERVSEHPAGLSVADVTRLYTTDRANEPLLRKAVTVEVLPERWRGFFEHQLERLSG, from the coding sequence GTGAAACTGGTCTCCGTCAACGTCGGACTTCCTCGTGAGGTCAGTTGGAAGGGTAAGACCGTGACGACCGGGATTTTCAAGTTTCCAGTGGACGGCATCGTGGCGCTTCGGCGGCACAACCTCGAGGGCGACCGACAGGCGGACCTCTCAGTGCATGGCGGACCGACGAAGGCGGTCTACGTCTATTCGTCCCAGCACTATGAGTTCTGGCGTGGCGAGCTACCTGACGCCGAGCTTGGTTGGGGGGCGTTCGGTGAGAACTTGACCGTTGATGGAGCGGACGAAGAGACCATAAACATCGGTGATGAGTTTCAGGTCGGCAGCGCCCGCGTGGTCGTTACCGAGCCCCGGATGCCCTGCTTCAAGCTCGGGATTCGCTTCGGCCGCGATGACATGGTGAAGCGGTTCTTGCAGAGCCAGCGCACCGGCTTTTATTTCGGCGTCGTCGAGGAGGGCCAGATCCAGGCGGGCGACAGCCTTGAGCGCGTTTCGGAGCACCCGGCCGGGCTGAGCGTCGCCGACGTCACGCGCCTCTACACGACGGATCGCGCAAACGAGCCGCTCCTGCGAAAGGCCGTTACCGTCGAGGTTCTACCCGAGCGTTGGCGTGGCTTTTTCGAGCATCAGCTTGAGAGGCTTTCGGGATAG